A genomic window from Armatimonadota bacterium includes:
- a CDS encoding shikimate dehydrogenase has translation MKESKVVALFGHPVGHSRSAEIQSAFFAALGLDWEYRVIDVPPDALKAAINDLRTNGWVGANITIPHKTEALALADDSTEAAGLIGAANALFWKGGKLIADNTDMAGFLAALDATGAARSPAVILGSGGSARAVHAALGGEAMVISRSACDWSILARKWGSPEAIDAIGRARLLVNCTPAGMSPNKNEMPEIPIEVLSADCFVFDLVYNPLETKLLKNARERGLRCSNGWSMLVWQAAFSCERWAGRKVPTQAVRILIDG, from the coding sequence GTGAAAGAATCTAAGGTCGTTGCTCTATTCGGTCATCCAGTCGGGCACAGCCGCTCGGCAGAGATCCAGTCGGCATTCTTCGCGGCTCTCGGTCTCGATTGGGAATACCGCGTTATCGATGTTCCGCCTGATGCTCTGAAAGCCGCGATCAACGATCTGCGTACGAACGGATGGGTCGGCGCCAACATAACCATTCCGCACAAAACGGAGGCGCTGGCCTTGGCCGACGATTCGACCGAGGCCGCGGGATTGATCGGAGCCGCCAACGCGCTGTTTTGGAAGGGCGGAAAGTTGATCGCGGACAACACCGACATGGCCGGGTTCTTGGCCGCGCTCGATGCAACGGGCGCGGCCAGGTCGCCTGCAGTCATCTTAGGCTCGGGCGGATCGGCACGGGCGGTTCATGCCGCATTGGGCGGGGAGGCCATGGTTATTAGCCGCAGTGCCTGCGACTGGTCCATTTTGGCCAGAAAGTGGGGCTCGCCCGAGGCTATCGACGCCATCGGACGAGCTAGGCTGCTAGTGAACTGCACGCCGGCCGGTATGTCTCCCAACAAAAATGAAATGCCCGAAATCCCTATCGAAGTGCTCTCGGCAGATTGCTTTGTTTTCGACCTCGTCTACAACCCTTTAGAAACCAAGCTTCTAAAAAACGCCCGCGAACGAGGCCTGCGATGCAGCAACGGATGGTCGATGTTGGTGTGGCAGGCCGCCTTCTCGTGCGAACGATGGGCTGGCAGAAAGGTCCCGACCCAAGCTGTTCGAATACTGATCGACGGCTAG
- a CDS encoding aromatic ring-hydroxylating dioxygenase subunit alpha, producing the protein MSDFTVDSDIRRAWTLPSAFYFDASVFEAAKERIFARSWQWITDDSAIKAPGQLHPFILLEGCLDEPLFFSRDEKDNVHCLSNVCTHRGMALVEGACNERLIRCRYHGRRFGLDGRFQSMPEFEGVEGFPSERDDLSKIPWAAWGPHLFVSLSPCAPLEEVLKPMVDRVGWLPLREFAYDPGRSRDYLVKANWALYVDNYLEGFHIPYIHSSLNETLDYGDYKVELFPYGTLQLGIGKGGEQSFDLPPDSPDAGKIVSAYYYWIFPNLMFNFYPWGLSINVVRPLAPDLTKVSFIAYVWDEKKIESGAGAALDRVEREDEAVVELVQRGARSRFYDRGRYSPKREDGVHRFHSLIARFMNG; encoded by the coding sequence ATGAGCGATTTCACCGTGGACTCGGACATCCGTCGAGCTTGGACGCTGCCTTCCGCCTTCTATTTTGATGCGAGCGTTTTTGAAGCCGCCAAGGAGCGAATCTTTGCCCGATCGTGGCAGTGGATTACGGACGACAGCGCGATCAAGGCGCCCGGCCAGCTTCATCCTTTCATCTTGTTGGAGGGCTGTCTGGACGAGCCGCTTTTCTTCTCCCGCGATGAGAAGGATAACGTCCATTGCCTGAGCAACGTCTGCACGCATCGCGGCATGGCGCTGGTCGAGGGCGCGTGCAATGAGCGGCTGATTCGCTGTCGCTACCACGGTCGGCGGTTTGGATTGGACGGCCGGTTTCAGTCGATGCCGGAGTTTGAGGGCGTCGAGGGCTTCCCATCCGAGAGGGACGACCTATCCAAAATCCCTTGGGCCGCTTGGGGGCCGCACCTTTTCGTCAGCCTGTCGCCTTGCGCGCCGCTAGAAGAGGTTCTAAAACCGATGGTCGATCGCGTCGGCTGGCTACCTTTGCGAGAGTTCGCCTATGATCCTGGGCGGTCGCGCGATTATCTGGTGAAGGCCAACTGGGCGCTTTATGTCGATAACTACTTAGAAGGCTTTCACATCCCTTACATCCACAGTAGTCTGAACGAGACTTTGGACTACGGCGATTACAAGGTTGAACTCTTCCCTTATGGCACGCTTCAGCTGGGCATTGGCAAAGGCGGCGAGCAGTCGTTCGACCTGCCGCCCGATTCGCCCGATGCCGGCAAGATCGTCTCGGCCTACTACTACTGGATTTTTCCGAATCTAATGTTCAACTTTTATCCTTGGGGGCTTTCGATCAATGTGGTTCGGCCTTTGGCGCCCGATTTGACCAAGGTCTCCTTTATCGCTTATGTGTGGGACGAAAAGAAGATCGAGAGCGGCGCGGGCGCGGCTTTGGACCGAGTCGAGCGCGAAGACGAGGCTGTCGTGGAGCTTGTTCAGCGCGGCGCACGATCTCGCTTTTACGACCGAGGCCGCTATAGTCCCAAGAGAGAAGACGGCGTTCATCGCTTTCACAGCCTCATTGCCCGATTTATGAACGGATAG
- a CDS encoding alpha-L-fucosidase, whose translation METQAQFLNRTKWWREAKFGMFIHWGIYSVPADNRRKGGGTAVAEWYLSNQQVQVADYAKFAAQFNPVKFNARQWVSLAKEAGMKYIVITSKHHDGFCMFDTKLTDYNIVKASPYGRDPMKDLAAECRRQGIKLCFYYSIMDWHHPDYLPRRPWEGDVRPATGANMDRYIDYMKGQIKELLTNYGPIGILWFDGQWEHDGLRLRSPEVNRFIRSLQPNIIINDRNHEPQDYATPEQFIPANALPAGRLWETCMTMNDTWGYAKDDHNWKSSSELIQKLTDILHKGGNFLLNVGPTAEGEIPAPSVERLREVGEWMKKHGEAVYGTTASPIKRLGFDGRCASKGKTLYVFAFNLGNPLALPKAESGRLASARWLTTGERISVANGELSYPKEMHWAATVARLDYDRPPTFAPFRINVSEDGSYLLRAMDAELNGRALQYEIGRGHDNIGYWSDPKDYVSWQLGGPSSGEYEVEIKLACPASDAGATYTVGVENGDRISGVVPATGSWIEPKSFVLGRIKIGSQNPVISVRIERIGKGAAMNLWSVKLTPK comes from the coding sequence ATGGAGACTCAGGCGCAATTCCTCAATCGCACCAAGTGGTGGCGCGAAGCGAAGTTTGGGATGTTCATCCATTGGGGCATCTATTCAGTGCCCGCGGACAATCGCCGAAAAGGGGGCGGCACGGCGGTCGCGGAGTGGTATCTAAGCAATCAGCAGGTCCAGGTCGCCGACTATGCCAAGTTCGCGGCGCAATTTAACCCGGTCAAGTTCAACGCTCGGCAATGGGTCTCCTTGGCCAAAGAAGCAGGCATGAAGTACATCGTGATCACCTCCAAACATCACGACGGTTTCTGCATGTTCGACACCAAACTGACGGATTACAACATTGTCAAGGCGTCGCCCTACGGTCGCGATCCGATGAAAGATTTGGCCGCGGAGTGCCGTCGCCAGGGCATCAAACTTTGCTTCTACTACTCCATTATGGATTGGCATCATCCCGACTATCTGCCCCGCCGGCCGTGGGAAGGCGACGTACGGCCTGCGACGGGTGCGAACATGGATCGCTACATCGATTACATGAAGGGGCAGATCAAAGAGCTCCTGACCAACTACGGGCCGATCGGCATCCTATGGTTCGACGGCCAGTGGGAGCACGACGGCCTTCGCCTGAGGTCGCCCGAGGTCAACCGGTTCATCCGCTCGCTTCAGCCGAACATCATCATCAACGACCGCAACCACGAGCCGCAAGACTACGCAACGCCCGAACAGTTCATCCCAGCGAACGCGCTGCCTGCGGGTCGACTGTGGGAGACCTGCATGACCATGAACGACACATGGGGCTATGCCAAGGACGACCACAATTGGAAATCGAGCTCGGAACTGATCCAAAAGCTGACCGACATCCTGCACAAAGGCGGCAACTTCTTGCTAAATGTCGGACCGACGGCCGAAGGCGAAATTCCCGCGCCGAGCGTCGAGCGATTGCGCGAGGTGGGCGAATGGATGAAGAAGCACGGCGAGGCGGTCTATGGCACGACGGCCAGCCCGATCAAGCGTTTGGGTTTCGACGGCCGTTGCGCTTCGAAGGGCAAAACGCTCTACGTGTTTGCGTTTAACCTGGGGAACCCGTTGGCGCTTCCCAAAGCGGAAAGCGGACGGCTGGCCTCGGCTCGATGGCTGACGACCGGAGAGCGGATCTCGGTGGCAAACGGCGAATTGTCCTATCCTAAAGAGATGCACTGGGCGGCGACGGTAGCGCGGCTCGACTACGACCGCCCGCCGACATTCGCGCCGTTTCGCATCAATGTGTCGGAAGACGGATCGTACTTGTTAAGGGCGATGGACGCGGAGCTGAACGGCCGCGCGCTGCAGTACGAGATCGGGCGCGGGCACGACAACATCGGCTATTGGAGCGACCCAAAGGACTATGTGTCTTGGCAATTAGGGGGGCCGAGTTCGGGCGAATACGAGGTCGAAATCAAGTTGGCATGCCCCGCAAGCGACGCGGGCGCGACCTATACCGTCGGCGTGGAGAACGGCGATCGAATCTCCGGCGTCGTGCCCGCCACCGGATCATGGATAGAGCCAAAATCCTTTGTGCTGGGGCGCATCAAGATCGGTTCCCAAAACCCGGTGATTTCAGTGCGGATCGAAAGGATAGGCAAAGGCGCGGCCATGAACCTATGGAGCGTCAAACTGACGCCCAAGTAA